The Amycolatopsis methanolica 239 nucleotide sequence TGATCGCCATGGCCGTGCACGATTAGTTCAGCAGCAGTGCTCGCCGCGCCAGGCTTCGCGGCCTTCCTTCACCGCGACCACGGCGATCACCAGGGCCACGACCGGATCGGCCCACCACCAGCCGAGCAGCGAGTTGAGCAGCAGGCCCACCAGCAGCACGCCGGACAGGTAGGTGCACAGCAGGGTCTGCCTGGAGTCGGCGACGGCGCTGGCGGAGCCGAGTTCACGGCCCGCGCGGCGCTGCGCGTAGGACAGGAACGGCATGACCACGAGCGACACCGCGGCCAGCGCGATGCCGACGGTCGAGTGCGCGGCCGGTTCCGCGCCGACCAGGCTGCGCACCGACTCGACGGTGACGTAGGCGGCGAGCGCGAAGAACGACGCCGCGATCACCTTCAGCGCCGTCCGCTCGCGGGCCTCGGGGTCGGCGCCGGAGAACTGCCAGGCCACGGCGGCGGCCGAGGCGACCTCGATCACCGAGTCCAGCCCGAAGCCGATCAGCGCCGTCGACGATGCGACCGTGCCCGCGGAGATCGCGACCACGGCTTCGACGACGTTGTAGGTGA carries:
- a CDS encoding cation transporter; this translates as MSEHADGCRTPALTGRRAVLSRRVRLLVAATITYNVVEAVVAISAGTVASSTALIGFGLDSVIEVASAAAVAWQFSGADPEARERTALKVIAASFFALAAYVTVESVRSLVGAEPAAHSTVGIALAAVSLVVMPFLSYAQRRAGRELGSASAVADSRQTLLCTYLSGVLLVGLLLNSLLGWWWADPVVALVIAVVAVKEGREAWRGEHCC